The proteins below are encoded in one region of Canis lupus familiaris isolate Mischka breed German Shepherd chromosome 21, alternate assembly UU_Cfam_GSD_1.0, whole genome shotgun sequence:
- the KCTD21 gene encoding BTB/POZ domain-containing protein KCTD21 produces the protein MSDPITLNVGGKLYTTSLATLTSFPDSMLGAMFSGKMPTKRDSQGNCFIDRDGKVFRYILNFLRTSHLDLPEDFQEMGLLRREADFYQVQPLIEALQEKEVELSKAEKNAMLNITLNQRVQTVHFTVREAPQIYSLSSSSMEVFNANIFSTSCLFLKLLGSKLFYCSNGNLSSITSHLQDPNHLTLDWVANVEGLPEEEYTKQNLKRLWVVPANKQINSFQVFVEEVLKIALSDGFCIDSSHPHAVDFMNNKIIRLIRYR, from the coding sequence ATGTCTGACCCCATCACACTGAATGTCGGGGGGAAGCTCTACACAACCTCACTGGCAACCTTGACCAGCTTCCctgactccatgctgggtgccaTGTTCAGTGGGAAGATGCCCACCAAGAGGGACAGCCAGGGCAACTGCTTCATTGACCGCGATGGCAAAGTGTTCCGCTACATCCTCAACTTCCTGCGGACCTCCCACTTGGACCTGCCTGAGGACTTCCAAGAGATGGGCCTGCTCCGAAGAGAGGCTGACTTCTACCAGGTGCAGCCCTTGATTGAGGCACTGCAAGAGAAGGAGGTGGAGCTGTCCAAGGCCGAGAAGAATGCCATGCTCAACATCACCCTGAACCAGCGTGTGCAGACAGTCCACTTCACTGTGCGGGAGGCACCTCAGATCTATAGCCTCTCCTCCTCCAGCATGGAGGTCTTCAACGCCAACATCTTCAGTACCTCTTGCCTCTTCCTTAAGCTCCTTGGCTCCAAGCTCTTCTACTGCTCCAATGGCAATCTCTCCTCCATCACCAGCCACCTGCAGGACCCCAACCACCTGACTCTGGACTGGGTGGCCAATGTGGAGGGCCTGCCAGAGGAGGAGTACACCAAGCAGAACCTCAAGAGGCTCTGGGTGGTGCCAGCCAACAAGCAAATCAACAGCTTTCAGGTCTTCGTGGAAGAGGTACTGAAAATTGCTCTGAGTGATGGCTTCTGCATTGATTCTTCTCACCCACATGCTGTGGATTTTATGAACAATAAGATTATTCGATTAATACGGTACAGGTAA